In a single window of the Olivibacter sp. SDN3 genome:
- a CDS encoding DEAD/DEAH box helicase, translating to MSFKELDLIPPLLKALDEEGYQSPTPIQQQAIPVVLKGSDLLGCAQTGTGKTAAFSLPILQQLSQQSSKDKGVKALILTPTRELAVQIDQSIDTYGKFLSLKHQVVFGGVNINTQIAALRKGTDVLVATPGRLLDLINQRVVSLSAITHFVLDEADRMLDMGFIHDIKKLIALLPVKRQTLFFSATMPPEIAKLAHTILKNPIRVEVTPVSSTAEKISQFVYAVEKTNKPKLLVHLLKTEVKDHVLVFTRTKYGADRLVKTLNKHRIEALAIHGNKSQNARQNALNAFKSGKLKVLIATDIAARGIDVDELKYVINFDLPNEPETYVHRIGRTGRAGARGQALSFCDVEERAYLQDISNLINQVIPVNNEHPYPVKDLFVAVPTPKRVTKEKATKNKKNFQRNKKRPYRNHQR from the coding sequence TTGTCATTTAAAGAACTTGATCTCATCCCCCCTTTACTAAAGGCCCTGGATGAGGAGGGGTATCAATCACCAACCCCGATACAGCAACAGGCTATTCCTGTTGTATTAAAAGGAAGTGATCTATTGGGTTGCGCGCAAACGGGTACTGGTAAAACGGCTGCGTTTTCACTGCCCATATTGCAGCAGTTGTCGCAGCAGTCATCTAAAGATAAAGGAGTTAAGGCGTTAATCTTGACGCCAACACGGGAACTAGCAGTGCAGATCGATCAGAGTATCGATACCTATGGTAAATTTTTATCATTAAAGCATCAAGTGGTGTTCGGTGGGGTAAACATCAATACGCAAATTGCGGCCCTACGAAAAGGAACAGATGTGCTAGTAGCTACGCCGGGTCGATTATTAGACCTGATCAACCAGCGGGTGGTCTCCTTGAGTGCTATCACGCATTTTGTGTTGGATGAAGCGGATCGGATGTTAGATATGGGTTTTATCCATGATATCAAGAAATTGATTGCATTGCTCCCCGTAAAAAGACAAACATTGTTCTTCTCGGCAACGATGCCTCCGGAAATCGCGAAACTTGCGCATACTATTCTAAAAAATCCGATAAGGGTGGAAGTTACTCCGGTGTCGTCAACTGCCGAAAAAATTAGTCAATTCGTCTATGCGGTAGAGAAAACGAATAAACCGAAATTGTTGGTTCACCTATTAAAAACAGAGGTTAAAGATCATGTACTGGTTTTTACACGTACGAAATACGGGGCGGATCGCTTGGTGAAAACGCTAAACAAGCATCGGATTGAAGCATTGGCTATACACGGGAATAAGTCGCAAAACGCCAGACAAAATGCATTAAACGCATTTAAATCGGGGAAATTAAAAGTGCTTATTGCGACAGATATTGCCGCTAGAGGCATCGATGTGGACGAATTGAAATATGTGATCAATTTTGATTTGCCGAATGAACCCGAAACCTACGTGCACCGTATTGGCAGAACGGGTAGGGCTGGTGCAAGAGGACAGGCACTATCATTCTGTGATGTAGAGGAAAGGGCTTATCTGCAAGATATAAGCAATCTGATCAATCAAGTGATTCCGGTCAATAACGAACATCCGTATCCCGTGAAAGATTTATTTGTGGCCGTCCCAACGCCGAAACGTGTAACAAAGGAGAAGGCAACAAAAAATAAAAAAAATTTTCAAAGGAATAAAAAAAGGCCTTATAGGAATCATCAGCGATGA
- a CDS encoding DUF3078 domain-containing protein — protein sequence MKKSYLIILFFFIVAALDLRAQDYNLDELRQAPEKNSLPVRTPQMSIHDLDIQGPDLNLKINYWRNWTTFSINANQATFSDNFNNGGVNSISLGSMFNTKWDYTRDNKTFISEMDLRYGVVQNENQLSRKSQDRIWWDNKFSLKFAPKWGFFAALTFETQFDVGWRYENRAGVDTRVQRISNFMAPGYLTQSLGLEYKPDQFSSIRFGTGTARQTFVLDDEVLLPESPLDLPPEARFGVPFPGTFRNELAFQILATTDRDLSSMLHLKAQYEFFANYEEFRNARHRLDAILTARVSRVISVMFNATLLYDPLQIPDQTFANTLQRSQLIGIGISYKFPR from the coding sequence ATGAAGAAATCATACCTAATTATTTTATTTTTTTTTATCGTGGCCGCCTTAGATCTCCGGGCGCAGGACTACAACTTGGACGAACTTCGGCAGGCACCTGAGAAAAACAGCCTACCCGTACGCACACCACAGATGTCTATCCATGATTTGGACATCCAAGGTCCAGACCTTAATTTAAAGATCAACTATTGGCGAAATTGGACAACCTTTTCTATTAATGCCAATCAGGCCACTTTTAGTGATAACTTCAACAATGGAGGGGTAAACTCCATATCGCTAGGATCCATGTTTAATACCAAGTGGGATTATACCCGGGATAATAAAACTTTTATCTCAGAGATGGATTTGCGCTATGGCGTGGTACAAAATGAGAACCAATTATCCCGTAAAAGTCAAGACCGTATCTGGTGGGATAATAAATTCTCGCTAAAATTCGCACCTAAATGGGGCTTTTTTGCTGCCTTAACCTTCGAAACACAGTTTGACGTAGGTTGGCGGTATGAAAATCGAGCGGGTGTTGATACGCGCGTGCAACGAATCTCCAATTTTATGGCACCGGGTTATCTAACACAATCTCTAGGTTTGGAATATAAACCGGATCAATTCTCGTCTATCCGTTTCGGTACCGGTACAGCCCGACAAACCTTTGTTTTAGATGATGAAGTTTTATTACCCGAAAGCCCACTTGATCTTCCCCCTGAAGCTCGATTCGGTGTGCCTTTTCCAGGCACGTTTCGGAATGAGTTGGCTTTTCAAATATTGGCTACTACCGATAGAGACTTATCCAGCATGCTCCATCTGAAAGCACAATACGAATTCTTTGCCAATTATGAAGAGTTTCGCAATGCCCGCCATCGTTTAGACGCTATTTTAACGGCTCGAGTTTCCCGGGTGATCAGTGTGATGTTTAACGCAACCTTATTGTATGATCCTTTGCAAATTCCAGATCAGACATTCGCCAATACCTTACAACGCTCTCAGTTAATAGGTATCGGCATTTCTTATAAATTCCCGAGATAA
- a CDS encoding N-acetylmuramoyl-L-alanine amidase, which translates to MRLVRSLCVFVSAIAALTSACASKKQFADSNKVYERQVEELAEVITQPLPSPQFLAAAALPAPGLEGQRNEFEWVGTVNFNMRRPNFVVLHHTAQDSIQQTLRTFTVEHSQVSAHYIIDKAGKVYQLLNDYLRAWHAGDGRWGGVTDLNSISLGIELDNNGTEPYTEPQINNLLVLLDTLKTNYKIPTENFIGHGDVAPGRKIDPSSNFPWKLLAEKGFGLWYDEVLQNPPSSFNPMDGLRILGYDTRNASAAIIAFKRHFIQTELSAEWTPFALSVLYNLYLKKSNG; encoded by the coding sequence ATGCGTTTAGTGAGAAGTTTATGTGTTTTTGTTAGTGCTATCGCGGCGTTAACCAGCGCCTGTGCGTCTAAAAAGCAATTTGCCGACAGCAATAAGGTATATGAAAGACAGGTAGAAGAGTTGGCAGAGGTCATCACCCAGCCATTACCTAGTCCGCAGTTCCTGGCGGCCGCAGCACTGCCTGCTCCGGGTTTGGAAGGACAAAGAAACGAATTCGAATGGGTTGGCACCGTTAATTTCAATATGCGGCGACCCAACTTTGTTGTGCTACATCACACGGCACAGGATAGCATTCAGCAAACTTTACGCACCTTTACCGTAGAACATTCGCAGGTCAGTGCGCATTATATTATTGACAAAGCAGGCAAGGTATACCAACTGCTAAACGACTATTTACGCGCCTGGCACGCGGGCGACGGACGCTGGGGAGGAGTAACCGATTTAAACTCTATATCGTTGGGCATCGAGCTAGATAACAACGGAACGGAGCCCTATACCGAACCCCAGATCAATAACCTATTGGTGCTTCTAGACACCTTGAAAACAAATTATAAAATTCCTACCGAGAACTTTATAGGACATGGAGATGTTGCGCCCGGCCGAAAAATTGATCCCAGCTCCAATTTTCCTTGGAAGCTATTGGCCGAAAAAGGTTTTGGTTTATGGTATGACGAGGTATTGCAAAACCCTCCATCATCCTTCAATCCAATGGATGGCTTAAGGATATTAGGTTATGATACAAGAAATGCCTCCGCAGCTATTATCGCTTTTAAAAGGCATTTCATTCAAACGGAACTCTCAGCAGAATGGACTCCCTTTGCTTTGAGCGTACTTTATAATTTATACTTAAAGAAAAGTAATGGATAA
- a CDS encoding cold-shock protein produces MQEGVVKFFNETKGFGFIVPNDGGSEIFVHSSGLIDSIRENDSVSYDVEQGKKGLNAVNVKVI; encoded by the coding sequence ATGCAAGAAGGAGTAGTAAAATTCTTTAATGAAACAAAAGGGTTCGGTTTCATCGTTCCTAATGATGGTGGATCTGAAATTTTTGTTCATTCATCAGGTCTTATCGATTCTATTCGTGAGAACGACAGCGTATCTTACGATGTAGAGCAAGGAAAAAAAGGCTTAAATGCGGTAAATGTTAAAGTTATCTAA
- a CDS encoding glutamine--tRNA ligase/YqeY domain fusion protein, which translates to MNEEKSLNFLEEIIEEDIRNGKNDGRVLTRFPPEPNGYLHIGHAKSICLNFSLAQKYKGKTNLRFDDTNPITENVEYVESIKNDIRWLGFAWEKELYTSDYFDTLYQYAIELIKKGLAYVDDSTSDEIAASKGSPTEPGKPTPYRSRSVEENLQLFQEMKEGKYPDGSKVLRAKIDLENPNMHMRDPLLYRIKHAHHHRTGDKWYIYPMYDFAHGQSDSIEKVTHSVCTLEFVPHRPLYDWLINHIGIFPSKQYEFARLNMTYTVMSKRRLLQLVNEKHVEGWDDPRMPTISGLRRRGYTPASIRNFCERIGIAKRENVIDVGLLEFCIREDLNKTAWRRMAVLDPIKLVITNYPEGQEEILHGENNPEVEGGEGGRNIPFSGALWIEREDFMEHAPKKFFRLGPGLSVRLKNAYIVTCDEFEKDSKGNITTIYCRYIPNSKSGEDTSGLKVKGTIHWVSVPHAKTAEVRLYDRLFQAENPLDTEGDFKESINPTSLQILEKVYIEPDLLNAVPGKGYQFIRKGYFTLDTRSKPDHLVFNRTVGLRDTWAKEAKKNG; encoded by the coding sequence ATGAATGAGGAGAAATCATTAAATTTCCTAGAGGAAATTATTGAAGAAGATATACGAAATGGGAAAAATGACGGGAGGGTACTTACCCGTTTTCCGCCTGAGCCCAACGGATACCTGCATATTGGGCATGCAAAATCCATTTGCTTAAATTTTAGTTTAGCTCAGAAGTATAAGGGTAAAACTAATCTGCGTTTTGACGATACAAATCCTATTACAGAAAATGTGGAGTATGTGGAAAGTATTAAAAACGATATTAGGTGGTTGGGTTTTGCGTGGGAAAAAGAGCTCTACACTTCCGATTATTTTGATACCCTTTATCAATATGCGATTGAGCTGATTAAGAAAGGATTGGCTTATGTAGATGATAGTACATCCGATGAAATAGCAGCCAGCAAAGGCTCCCCTACCGAGCCGGGTAAACCAACGCCCTATCGTAGCCGTTCAGTTGAAGAAAACTTACAGCTTTTTCAGGAGATGAAGGAAGGCAAATACCCAGATGGTAGTAAAGTGTTGCGGGCAAAAATTGATTTGGAAAATCCCAACATGCATATGCGTGATCCTTTGCTATATCGTATTAAACACGCGCACCATCACCGTACTGGCGATAAATGGTATATCTATCCAATGTACGATTTTGCGCATGGTCAAAGTGATTCCATAGAAAAGGTTACACATTCGGTATGCACCCTGGAGTTTGTTCCACACCGGCCCTTGTACGACTGGCTTATTAACCACATAGGGATTTTCCCTTCCAAGCAATATGAGTTTGCGCGTTTGAACATGACTTATACAGTGATGAGTAAACGGCGCTTGTTACAGCTGGTTAACGAAAAGCACGTGGAAGGATGGGACGACCCCCGCATGCCCACCATTAGTGGTTTACGTCGACGGGGATATACACCAGCCAGTATTCGTAACTTTTGCGAACGTATAGGTATCGCAAAACGTGAAAATGTAATCGATGTGGGGCTGCTTGAATTCTGTATTCGGGAAGACTTGAACAAAACGGCCTGGCGTAGGATGGCGGTGCTAGATCCCATAAAGTTAGTGATTACCAATTATCCGGAAGGGCAGGAAGAGATTTTGCATGGCGAGAACAACCCCGAAGTTGAGGGTGGGGAAGGCGGTCGGAATATACCATTTAGTGGAGCACTTTGGATAGAGAGGGAGGATTTTATGGAGCATGCGCCTAAGAAGTTTTTCCGATTGGGTCCGGGCTTAAGTGTACGCCTGAAAAATGCTTATATCGTTACCTGTGATGAGTTCGAAAAAGATTCGAAAGGCAATATCACTACAATATATTGCCGTTACATCCCAAACTCCAAGAGTGGTGAAGATACCAGTGGCCTAAAAGTAAAAGGAACTATCCACTGGGTAAGTGTACCGCACGCGAAGACGGCGGAAGTTCGTTTGTATGACAGATTATTCCAAGCAGAAAACCCCTTAGATACGGAAGGTGATTTCAAAGAGTCGATTAATCCAACTAGTTTACAAATACTTGAAAAGGTATACATCGAACCTGATTTGTTAAATGCGGTGCCAGGAAAAGGATATCAATTTATTAGAAAGGGCTATTTTACCTTAGACACCCGGTCTAAGCCTGATCATTTGGTGTTTAATCGCACGGTAGGACTTAGAGATACCTGGGCAAAAGAAGCAAAGAAGAACGGATAA
- a CDS encoding amidohydrolase family protein encodes MKDHIIKYIFSAAVLFAVCTVAVAQPTIYPAKPQQSTISVRGATIHVGNGQIIQQGTLVFEDGKIIYVGEGADAPEAEHTIDAQGKHVYPGFIAPVTNLGLVEVESVRATVDYAEVGENNAHVRSLIAYNADSKVINTLRSNGILLAQVTPQSGLVSGQSSVVQLDAWNWEDAVYLKDDAVHVNWPTVRFSRFGSTNVEEQKDRIKRERVLLEDFLADAKSYASGDQKVFNARLDAFKKVFEGSKKVMVHADKKNDLIAAIQLFKRYAITPTLVGAQEGHLIAPFLKEHGVNVIIHQAHALPGKDDDDVNLPYKQAKLLTDAGVLVAYGMDGFWQQRNLPFMAGTAAAFGLDKEAALATITLNTAKILGVDDRTGSLEQGKDANFFIADGDALDMRGNQLEKAFILGKDVNLDNLHKQLFQRYEHKYSQND; translated from the coding sequence ATGAAGGATCATATCATAAAATATATTTTTAGTGCGGCAGTTCTGTTTGCTGTATGCACTGTCGCCGTTGCGCAACCTACTATTTACCCGGCCAAACCGCAACAAAGTACAATAAGTGTTCGTGGTGCAACTATTCATGTTGGAAATGGTCAAATCATTCAACAGGGAACACTGGTTTTTGAAGATGGAAAAATCATATATGTAGGCGAAGGCGCAGATGCCCCAGAAGCAGAGCATACCATTGATGCCCAGGGTAAACATGTCTACCCTGGATTTATCGCTCCTGTAACCAACCTTGGGTTGGTAGAGGTGGAGTCTGTGAGGGCGACGGTAGATTATGCTGAAGTAGGAGAAAATAATGCGCATGTACGATCGCTTATCGCGTATAATGCCGATTCAAAGGTAATTAACACACTTCGCTCGAACGGTATACTCTTAGCACAAGTTACCCCACAGAGTGGGCTGGTTTCCGGACAATCATCGGTTGTGCAGTTGGATGCGTGGAATTGGGAAGATGCGGTCTATTTAAAGGACGATGCCGTGCATGTTAACTGGCCTACTGTTCGCTTTTCGCGTTTTGGATCAACCAATGTAGAAGAGCAGAAGGATCGTATCAAACGGGAACGTGTTTTGTTGGAGGATTTTTTGGCAGATGCAAAAAGTTATGCCAGTGGAGATCAGAAGGTGTTTAACGCACGTTTGGATGCCTTTAAAAAGGTATTCGAGGGGAGTAAAAAAGTGATGGTACATGCTGATAAGAAAAATGACCTGATAGCTGCCATACAACTTTTTAAACGTTATGCTATTACACCTACCCTAGTTGGTGCGCAGGAAGGACACTTGATTGCGCCCTTTTTGAAGGAGCATGGGGTAAATGTTATTATCCATCAGGCGCATGCGCTTCCAGGTAAGGATGATGATGATGTGAACCTACCTTATAAACAGGCTAAGCTGCTGACAGATGCAGGTGTGCTTGTCGCTTATGGAATGGATGGTTTTTGGCAGCAACGTAATTTACCTTTTATGGCAGGTACCGCAGCGGCTTTTGGTTTAGATAAGGAGGCGGCTCTTGCCACTATTACGTTGAACACAGCTAAAATTTTAGGAGTAGACGATAGAACGGGTAGCCTAGAGCAGGGAAAAGACGCAAACTTTTTCATTGCAGACGGAGATGCGCTTGATATGCGCGGAAATCAGTTGGAAAAGGCTTTTATTTTGGGAAAGGATGTCAATCTTGACAATCTCCATAAACAACTGTTTCAGCGCTACGAACATAAATATAGTCAGAACGATTAG